In Stigmatopora argus isolate UIUO_Sarg chromosome 17, RoL_Sarg_1.0, whole genome shotgun sequence, the following are encoded in one genomic region:
- the waca gene encoding WW domain-containing adapter protein with coiled-coil isoform X2 — MVMYARKQPRLGDGCDRRDSQPYQTLKYSSKSHPGGDHRHEKMREHSDVTPPCKVLRRSDSPENKHSDSTGHSKAKAVHAHRARDRDGGTSYSPHENSHNHSTLQSSNSNSNPSKTSDTTHEPGDDWSEHISSSGKKYYYNCRTEVSQWEKPKEWLEREQRQKEATKHTAPVNSFPKDRDYRREAMQTSAPPGFSATKSSQAEKPTITHATQSSSSGSGSLNPSSGTPGTSSSSTVPVSPVLQSPAPPLLQDPTLLRQLLPALQTALQLNNASVDMAKINEVLTAAVTQASLQSMLHKILTAGPSAFNITTILSQAAQLSSQAQQSNQSPMSLTSDASSPRSYVSPRISTPQSNAGSHKPLLSTQPVISLSKVSTPTVKQSSHSQQISQQPLPGDKHHTHDATTASPRNLQRQGSQRSPSPGGNHVAPGSSSNAPTSASATPTSTSRPPCSFTPTLAAHFNENLIKHVQGWPAEHAEKQASRLREEAHTMGSICMSENCTELKNLRSLVRVSEIQATLREQRILFLRQQIKELEKLKNQNSFMV, encoded by the exons ATGGTAATGTATGCGAGGAAACAACCGAGACTCGGCGATGG GTGCGACCGAAGAGATTCTCAGCCCTATCAG ACTCTCAAATACTCATCTAAGAGCCATCCAGGTGGAGATCACCGACATGAGAAGATGCGAGAGCACTCAGATGTCACTCCTCCCTGCAAAGTGCTTCGGAGGTCTGACAGCCCGGAAAACAAACACAGTGACAGCACTGGGCACAGCAAAGCTAAGGCTGTCCATGCACATCGTGCCAGAGATCGCGACGGAG GGACCAGTTATTCACCACATGAGAATTCCCACAACCACAGTACGCTTCAAAGTTCCAACTCCAATTCGAACCCCAGCAAAACCTCTGACACA ACTCACGAACCAGGTGATGACTGGTCAGAGCACATCAGCTCATCTGGGAAGAAATATTATTACAACTGCCGAACAGAGGTGTCCCAATGGGAGAAGCCCAAAGAATGGCTGGAGAG AGAACAGCGACAAAAAGAGGCAACAAAACATACTGCGCCTGTCAACAGTTTCCCCAAGGACAGGGACTACAGAAGAGAGGCAATGCAGACATCGGCGCCTCCTGGGTTTTCAGCAACAA AGTCATCGCAGGCAGAGAAGCCTACAATAACTCATGCGACCCAGTCATCATCTTCTGGGTCGGGGAGTTTGAATCCCTCATCAGGCACCCCAGGCACATCATCATCCTCGACGGTCCCTGTATCCCCAGTGTTGCAGTCCCCAGCCCCTCCGCTTCTCCAAGACCCCACATTGTTACGCCAGCTTCTTCCTGCACTTCAGACTGCCCTCCAACTCAATAATGCCAGTGTGGACATGGCAAAAATCAACGAAG tTTTGACAGCTGCCGTCACACAAGCTTCATTACAGTCGATGCTTCATAAGATACTCACAGCTGGACCATCAGCTTTCAATATTACTACTATTCTCTCTCAAGCAGCTCAACTCTCCAGTCAAG CTCAGCAGTCAAACCAGTCACCAATGTCGTTAACGTCAGACGCATCATCACCCAGATCCTATGTTTCCCCTCGTATCAGCACACCGCAATCAAATGCTGGTTCCCACAAACCTCTCCTCAGCACACAACCTGTCATCTCACTGTCAAAG gTGAGCACGCCAACGGTCAAGCAATCTTCTCATTCCCAGCAGATATCCCAGCAACCCCTCCCTGGTGATAAGCATCACACACACGATGCTACCACAGCATCACCACGCAATCTTCAGCGCCAAGG CAGTCAAAGGAGTCCCTCTCCAGGTGGTAACCATGTCGCACCTGGCAGCAGCAGCAATGCGCCGACATCTGCCTCTGCTACGCCCACCTCGACATCCCGGCCACCCTGCTCTTTCACTCCCACCCTCGCTGCTCATTTCAACGAGAATCTTATCAAGCATGTCCAAGGTTGGCCTGCTGAGCACGCGGAGAAACAG GCATCAAGATTACGCGAAGAGGCACACACGATGGGAAGCATTTGCATGTCTGAGAACTGCACAGAACTCAAAAACCTTCGTTCCTTGGTCCGAGTCAGTGAAATACAAGCCACGTTGCGCGAGCAAAG GATCCTATTTCTAAGACAGCAAATCAAAGAACTTGAAAAGTTGAAGAACCAGAATTCCTTCATGGTCTGA
- the waca gene encoding WW domain-containing adapter protein with coiled-coil isoform X1, whose protein sequence is MVMYARKQPRLGDGCDRRDSQPYQTLKYSSKSHPGGDHRHEKMREHSDVTPPCKVLRRSDSPENKHSDSTGHSKAKAVHAHRARDRDGGTSYSPHENSHNHSTLQSSNSNSNPSKTSDTTHEPGDDWSEHISSSGKKYYYNCRTEVSQWEKPKEWLEREQRQKEATKHTAPVNSFPKDRDYRREAMQTSAPPGFSATKSSQAEKPTITHATQSSSSGSGSLNPSSGTPGTSSSSTVPVSPVLQSPAPPLLQDPTLLRQLLPALQTALQLNNASVDMAKINEVLTAAVTQASLQSMLHKILTAGPSAFNITTILSQAAQLSSQAAQQSNQSPMSLTSDASSPRSYVSPRISTPQSNAGSHKPLLSTQPVISLSKVSTPTVKQSSHSQQISQQPLPGDKHHTHDATTASPRNLQRQGSQRSPSPGGNHVAPGSSSNAPTSASATPTSTSRPPCSFTPTLAAHFNENLIKHVQGWPAEHAEKQASRLREEAHTMGSICMSENCTELKNLRSLVRVSEIQATLREQRILFLRQQIKELEKLKNQNSFMV, encoded by the exons ATGGTAATGTATGCGAGGAAACAACCGAGACTCGGCGATGG GTGCGACCGAAGAGATTCTCAGCCCTATCAG ACTCTCAAATACTCATCTAAGAGCCATCCAGGTGGAGATCACCGACATGAGAAGATGCGAGAGCACTCAGATGTCACTCCTCCCTGCAAAGTGCTTCGGAGGTCTGACAGCCCGGAAAACAAACACAGTGACAGCACTGGGCACAGCAAAGCTAAGGCTGTCCATGCACATCGTGCCAGAGATCGCGACGGAG GGACCAGTTATTCACCACATGAGAATTCCCACAACCACAGTACGCTTCAAAGTTCCAACTCCAATTCGAACCCCAGCAAAACCTCTGACACA ACTCACGAACCAGGTGATGACTGGTCAGAGCACATCAGCTCATCTGGGAAGAAATATTATTACAACTGCCGAACAGAGGTGTCCCAATGGGAGAAGCCCAAAGAATGGCTGGAGAG AGAACAGCGACAAAAAGAGGCAACAAAACATACTGCGCCTGTCAACAGTTTCCCCAAGGACAGGGACTACAGAAGAGAGGCAATGCAGACATCGGCGCCTCCTGGGTTTTCAGCAACAA AGTCATCGCAGGCAGAGAAGCCTACAATAACTCATGCGACCCAGTCATCATCTTCTGGGTCGGGGAGTTTGAATCCCTCATCAGGCACCCCAGGCACATCATCATCCTCGACGGTCCCTGTATCCCCAGTGTTGCAGTCCCCAGCCCCTCCGCTTCTCCAAGACCCCACATTGTTACGCCAGCTTCTTCCTGCACTTCAGACTGCCCTCCAACTCAATAATGCCAGTGTGGACATGGCAAAAATCAACGAAG tTTTGACAGCTGCCGTCACACAAGCTTCATTACAGTCGATGCTTCATAAGATACTCACAGCTGGACCATCAGCTTTCAATATTACTACTATTCTCTCTCAAGCAGCTCAACTCTCCAGTCAAG cAGCTCAGCAGTCAAACCAGTCACCAATGTCGTTAACGTCAGACGCATCATCACCCAGATCCTATGTTTCCCCTCGTATCAGCACACCGCAATCAAATGCTGGTTCCCACAAACCTCTCCTCAGCACACAACCTGTCATCTCACTGTCAAAG gTGAGCACGCCAACGGTCAAGCAATCTTCTCATTCCCAGCAGATATCCCAGCAACCCCTCCCTGGTGATAAGCATCACACACACGATGCTACCACAGCATCACCACGCAATCTTCAGCGCCAAGG CAGTCAAAGGAGTCCCTCTCCAGGTGGTAACCATGTCGCACCTGGCAGCAGCAGCAATGCGCCGACATCTGCCTCTGCTACGCCCACCTCGACATCCCGGCCACCCTGCTCTTTCACTCCCACCCTCGCTGCTCATTTCAACGAGAATCTTATCAAGCATGTCCAAGGTTGGCCTGCTGAGCACGCGGAGAAACAG GCATCAAGATTACGCGAAGAGGCACACACGATGGGAAGCATTTGCATGTCTGAGAACTGCACAGAACTCAAAAACCTTCGTTCCTTGGTCCGAGTCAGTGAAATACAAGCCACGTTGCGCGAGCAAAG GATCCTATTTCTAAGACAGCAAATCAAAGAACTTGAAAAGTTGAAGAACCAGAATTCCTTCATGGTCTGA
- the mpp7a gene encoding MAGUK p55 subfamily member 7, with product MPALTTGVAHEPGLYELLAALPSKLKPHTSHPEETTFLQGMFGEKSLQLLFLIHDELQHYEECKPAPVLNNAESLCSQLTDELQGKPLNQEIKELLKLLAKPQLKSLLSVHDMVAQKNYDPELPPMPEDMNDDEDSVKIIRLVKNKEPLGATIKQDDFTGAILVARIMKGGAADRSGLIHVGDELKEVNGIPVDDKKPEEIIRILVQSQGAITFKIVPGATDDVISKEAKMFVKALFDYDPKDDKAIPCKEAGLAFKRGSILQIMSQDDATWWQAKHEGDANPRACLIPSKQFQERRLALRSSSAILPIQRSSIRRSYDVAVEFVEEIEEDPDFISGYHLVGFRRSFRLSRKDKKTNKSMYECKKSEIYDTADVPTYEEVTKYQRPSKAKHRVVVLVGPTGVGLNELKRKLLISDPEHFSVTIPHTSRPKKNLENDGVEYHFISKHLFETDIHNNKFIEFGEYKGNYYGTSFDSIRSILSRNKVCLLDVQPHILKHLRTAEFKPFIVFVKPPTIERLRETRINAKLISRKDDKGSAKPFTEEDFQEMLATAQTMENQYGHLFEKVIVNDSLSEAFAELRVSLKQVEMDTQWLPVSWTHT from the exons ATGCCTGCCCTCACAACTGGAGTGGCCCACGAGCCAG GGCTATATGAGTTGCTAGCAGCATTACCTTCAAAACTGAAGCCCCATACCAGCCACCCTGAGGAGACAACCTTCCTCCAGGGCATGTTTGGAGAGAAAAGCCTCCAGTTGCTGTTCTTG ATTCATGATGAACTGCAGCATTATGAAGAGTGCAAACCCGCTCCTGTCTTGAACAATGCTGAAAGTCTGTGTAGTCAA TTGACTGATGAGCTTCAAGGGAAACCACTTAATCAAGAAATAAAGGAGCTTCTAAAGCTTTTAGCCAAACCTCAATTGAAG AGTCTTCTGTCAGTCCATGACATGGTTGCACAAAAAAACTATGACCCTGAACTACCTCCAATGCCTGAAGACATGAATGATGATGAGGATTCTGTAAAAATCATAAGACTAGTTAAAAACAAGGAACCACTG ggaGCAACGATAAAGCAAGATGATTTCACGGGAGCCATCCTTGTAGCACGAATCATGAAAGGCGGAGCTGCGGATAGAAGTG GCCTTATTCATGTTGGGGACGAGCTGAAGGAGGTCAATGGAATCCCAGTGGATGACAAGAAACCAGAGGAAATTATACGCATTCTG GTCCAGTCACAAGGGGCAATTACATTCAAAATTGTTCCCGGGGCTACGGATGATGTAATAAGCAAGGAAGCAAAG ATGTTTGTAAAAGCACTTTTTGACTATGACCCAAAAGACGACAAAGCCATCCCGTGTAAGGAGGCTGGACTGGCCTTCAAAAGGGGCTCCATTCTTCAGATCATGAGCCAAGATGATGCAACCTGGTGGCAAGCGAAACACGAAGGGGATGCTAACCCCCGCGCTTGCCTAATCCCTTCCAAACAGTTCCAAGaaag GAGACTTGCTTTGAGAAGTTCTTCCGCAATCCTCCCAATCCAGAGATCTTCTATTCGGCGATCCT ATGATGTGGCTGTAGAATTTG TTGAGGAAATTGAAG AGGATCCTGACTTTATTAGCGGTTACCACCTAG TTGGGTTTAGAAGAAGCTTCCGTCTCAGCAGAAAGGACAAAAAGACTAACAAGTCCATGTACGAGTGTAAGAAAAGTGAAATTTATGACACAGCTGACGTTCCCACTTATGAAGAGGTCACTAAATACCAGAGGCCAAGTAAAGCTAAACACCGGGTGGTGGTCCTAGTTG gACCAACTGGGGTTGGCTTGAACGAGCTTAAAAGGAAACTTTTGATTTCTGATCCAGAGCACTTTAGTGTGACTATCCCAC ATACAAGTCGGCCCAAGAAGAACCTGGAGAATGATGGCGTTGAATACCATTTCATATCAAAACATCTCTTTGAGACTGATATTCACAACAATAA GTTCATCGAATTTGGAGAATACAAAGGGAATTACTATGGGACAAGTTTCGACTCAATACGGTCTATCCTTTCCAGGAACAAAGTATGTTTATTAGATGTCCAACCTCAT aTATTAAAGCACTTGCGAACAGCAGAGTTTAAACCATTTATAGTTTTTGTGAAGCCTCCTACAAttgagagactgagagagacgAGGATAAATGCAAAACTCATTTCACGCAAAGATGATAAGGGATCTGCCAAGCCATTTACA GAAGAGGACTTTCAGGAGATGTTGGCAACTGCCCAGACGATGGAGAATCAGTATGGACATCTATTTGAGAAGGTCATAGTAAACGATAGCCTTTCGGAGGCCTTTGCCGAACTGCGTGTCTCACTAAAACAAGTGGAGATGGACACGCAGTGGCTTCCAGTGAGTTGGACTCATACGTGA